GAAAAATATAAATCGGCCGTAGTGAGTCTTGAGAATTGTTTAAAGGATTACCCTGGATCTAAATATCGGGAAGAAATCATGTACATGTTGTTCAATTCCAAGTACGAGATGGCTGTAAATAGTGTTGAAGATAAACAATACGAACGTTATAATGCGGCTAAAGAGGAGTATTATTATTTCCTTGATGAATACCCGGAAAGTCGTTATGCCAAGGAAATGGCTCGAAAATATGAAATCATCAACGAGTTCTTGAAACCGTATGATGTTGATGAAGAAGAATAACCAGATAAAACAATAATATTCAAATTAACCATGGTAGATTTTAAGAAAGTTAAAGCGCCGAATAATACTATTACCCGGAATCCTGCATCATTGGCCAGTAAAGCGGATAACATCTACGAGGCAGTAGCCGTGATCGGTAAAAGGGCTAATCAGATTTCGGTTGAAATGAAAGAGGAGTTAAGTAGGAAACTTCAAGAGTTTGCCTCTTATGCGGATAATTTGGAAGAGATATTTGAAAATCGGGAACAGATCGAGATTTCCAAGTATTACGAGCGTTTGCCGAAACCCGTGTTGATTGCTACCCAAGAATTTGAGGACGGGGACATTTATTTCCGTGTTTCCTCGAAAGAGAAAGGTGATGCAAATAATGCAGACGAGGAATAGCCCCTGTCTTTAAGGAAAAGAATATACCTGAGAGTGTTATACTTTCAGGTTTTTTGTTTTAAATTTGCCAAGCAGTTCATCTTTCTTTAGTATTTGAATTCGAGAAACGTGAATTTATAACGTTATAAATAAGTGATGTTAAAAGGAAAACATATTATATTGGGAGTGACGGGCAGTATTGCCGCGTACAAGGCCGCAACATTAACTCGTCTGCTTGTGAAAGAAGGGGCGAGCGTGAAAGTGGTTATGACCCCCTTGGCGAAAGAGTTTATTACTCCCTTGACAATGGCGACTCTTTCCAAGAGTCCGATTATGGTCGATTTTTATAACCCGGAAAATGGGGATTGGAACTCTCATGTTGATTTGGGGTTGTGGGCAGATTTGTATCTGATAGCTCCGGCCTCTGCGAACACGATTGGAAAGATGGCGGGAGGTATAGCAGATAATCTTTTGCTAACGACATATTTGTCTGCAAAATGTCCGGTGATGGTTGCTCCGGCAATGGATTTGGATATGTATAAACATCCGGCAACGCAGCGGAATTTGAAGGTATTGCAATCTTTTGGTAATATTATTATCGAACCGGAAAGTGGGGAACTGGCTAGTGGGTTGATAGGGAAAGGACGAATGGAGGAACCGGAAAGGATAGTTGCTTTTATTACTGATTATTTTGCTCGGCAGGCGGATTTCAAAGGTAAAAAAGTTGTGGTAACGGCAGGGCCTACTTACGAGAAAATAGATCCTGTACGTTTTATCGGGAATTACTCTTCTGGAAAAATGGGCTTGGCTATTGCGGAGGAACTTGCAGGACGGGGGGCAGAAGTGGTGCTTGTGTGTGGTCCTGTAAATCTGAAAACGAGTCACCCTGCGATTCGTCGGGTGGACGTGGAGTCTGCAGCTCAGATGTACGAAGTAACGTCAAAAGAGTTTGTCAACAGTGATGTCGCGGTTTTGAGTGCTGCTGTGGCTGATTTTACCCCGAAGGAAAAAGCCGATCACAAAATTAAACGGGGTAAGGATGATCTGTTGCTGGAATTGCTACCGACAAAAGATATTGCTGCTGAATTAGGAAGAATAAAAACTGTGTCGCAATTATTAGTCGGGTTTGCCTTGGAAACGAATGATGAAGAGATGAACGCTCTTTCTAAGATGCAACGAAAGAATTTGGATATGATCGTCTTGAACAGTTTGAATGATAAGGGAGCGGGTTTTAGTGTAGATACGAATAAGGTGACAATTCTGGATAAAGCGGGAGATAAGACTGTCTATGAGTTGAAGACAAAGGTGGAGGTAGCTAAAGATATAGTCGATCAGATTGCTTCCCGGTTATAGTTTATACATGGGATTTTGGGGGTGAATTTTTTTTCTTGTAACTGGTTCGTTTGCAGGAATTCTCGTTTTTGTGAGAAATATTTTGGAAAATAAATTGGAAAATCGTTTTGTTCGGATGGAAATTATGCATAATTTTGTATTCCGATATGAAGATAGAACATCAAAATATTCGGCGAAGATTGTTTTTATGCCTGCAGTTTAGGCAGAGACATAGTCGTTGTTTTAACAAGATACAGAAAACCAACATTGTCGTTAGTTGACATTGTTGGTTTTTTTTTATATGGGAGAGTATGAACGAACATAAACACTTTTAATATATAGAATTATGAATAAACGTAGCTTAGTATCCATTACCGACTACTCGAAAGAGGACATTTTGGAAGTATTGAAAATAGCTTCTGAATTTGAGAAAAACCCAAATCGTAATTTATTAGAGGGTAAGGTGGTTGCTTCCCTGTTTTTCGAGCCATCTACTCGTACGCGTTTGAGTTTCGAAACAGCTATTAGTAGAATGGGAGGTCGTATTGTCGGATTTTCCGATGCTTCATCCTCTAGTACGACAAAAGGGGAATCATTGAAAGATACGACCAAGATGGTGGATAACTACTGCGACTTGATTGTGATGCGTCATCCTTTGGAGGGTGCAGCCCGTTTTGCCAGTGAGGTTGCTGATGTGCCGGTCATTAATGCGGGAGATGGTGCCAATCAACACCCGACTCAAACCATGTTGGATTTGTATTCTATCTATAAAACGCAGGGGACCCTTGAAAATCTGAATATTTTCATGGTTGGGGACTTGAAATACGGAAGAACAGTCCATTCTTTATTACAGGCAATGAGCCATTTTAACCCGACGTTCCACTTTATTTCCCCGAAAGAATTGGAGATGCCGAAAGCCTACAAGTTATTCTTGGATGAATTGCATATTCCTTATTACGAGCATACCGAACTAGATGACGTGATCAATGATGCGGACATTCTTTATATGACACGCGTACAACGGGAGCGTTTTGCAGATCCGTTGGAGTACGAGAAAGTGAAGAATGTTTATATCTTGAAAAACTCCATGCTGGCTGGGACAAAAGATAACATGAGGATTCTTCACCCGCTACCTCGTGTGAATGAGATCAGCGAGGATGTGGACGATAACAAGAAGGCATATTATTTCCAGCAGGCTTTGAACGGGGTATACACTCGTCAAGCAATTATTTTCAAGACATTAGATTTAAAATGGTAATTAAAGAACAAAGAGATATGGCAGCAAAGAAAGAATTACAGGTTAGTGCCGTGGAGAACGGAACGGTAATAGATCATATTCCTGCAGAGAAATTATTTGACGTGATTAACGTGTTGGGAATCCAGAATTTGGAGAATACGGTAACTTTTGGTTACAATTTAATTAGTAGCAAGTTAGGTAAAAAAGGAATTATCAAGATTTGGGATAAATTCTTGAAAGATGATGAGATAAACAAGTTGGCTTTAGTTGCTCCGACGGCAAAAATCAATATTATAAGAGATTTCGAAGTTGCGGAGAAAAAAGCGGTTATGGTGCCAGAACACGTGGAGGGAATTGCTAAATGTGTGAACCCGAAATGTATTACCAACAACCAGAATGTTCGTACGAAATTCGATGTTGTCGGGAGTTCTCCTATCGTGTTGAAGTGTCACTATTGCGAGAAACTAACTGATCAAGAACACATTGTAATCATTTAACGATACAAAGCTAGTTACAAAAAGAATAGAGATACTTATGTATCTCTATTCTTTTGTTGCTAAACTTCTTTCTTTTTGTTTGTTTTTTAACGATTTGCTGGTTATAAACTTGATGTAATCGTAAGAGGAATATTTTTCCACTTTTTTGGTAATCAAATTGAACCTTTCTCTTGTTTTTTGTTGTTTTACAGCTAAAGTTCCGAAGTCTTGAATCGTAACTTTTTCACCTGCTTCAAGAGATTCCAGTATACAACTGATAAAAGTGTTAATGATTAATGCAGAAGTTGCTTGGGTGTGTCCACTTCTTTCTGCTACTTTTTTAGTGAGTTCTCTTTTGTTCATAATCAATTTGTTATATAATTCTACATACCGAATGTGAATTCGATTTTCATATGATTTAACGCCTTATTTAAAACTATTTGTCAGACTAAACGTTCATTTTACTAGACAAATATACCAAATTTTAGGAGAAACATGATGAATTCTTGCAAAAATATTACTAACAAGACCCTTACACGAAAGAAAAGGTATATAAAAAAATCTAATCTTTCATGCAAAAAGCAGTGTCAACTTTAATGAACGTTTTACTTGACACCTGTGTGATTTGTTTGTTTATATTTGTGATTCTGAATTTTTTTATAAAATGACTATTAATGTCTTTGTTTTAATTTATTTTGTAAAACGGAAGGGTTATGACAATAGCATATTTAAGGGTAAGCACAGGGAAACAACATCTTGAGAATCAGAAAGAAGAAATTGAAAAATTTGCTGCAAGGAAAAACTTGACCGTAAACCGTTGGGTGACGGAAGTGGTAAGTGGCAAAAAGAAAGAGCATGACCGGAAATTAGGGCGATTGTTGAAAAGTTTGAAAAAGGGAGACGTGTTAATCGTTACTGAATTATCCCGATTAAGCCGGACTTTGCTAGACATAATGTCGATACTTCATCGTTGTCTTGAAATGAATATAACGGTATATAGTACAAAAGATGGTTATGCTTTTGACAATAGCATCAATAGTAAAGTTTTAGCTTTTGCTTTTGCCTTGGTGGCAGAAATTGAGCATAATCTGATTTCGATGAGGACTAAAGAAGCTTTGGCTCACCGGAAGTCGGAAGGCGTACGTTTGGGACGTCCACCGGGAAAAGGAAAGCAAAACGTATTGCTGGATAACCGGGAAGAGATTAGCCATTTGCTTGAAGAGGGGATGTCCGTGTCGGCTGTCTGCCGAATCTATCACATCTCACGAGAAACATTTTATGCTGTAAACCGAAAGTATCAGCTTTTCTAAAAAAGAAAAAGCTGAACGTGCATGACGTTCAGCTTGTATGGAGAATTAAAAGTTCTATTCTTCCAAGAAATTAGGATACATATAGTTCGTTGCCGGAACAAACGTTTCTTTAATGGCTTGTGGTGAAACCCAACGCAATAAATTGAAGATCGTTCCTGCTTTATCATTAGTACCGGATGCACGACCACCACCGAAAGGTTGTTGATCAACAACAGCTCCTGTCGGTTTATCGTTGATGTAGAAATTACCGGCCGTGTGAGTTAAACGCTCTGTCATTTCCTCGATGTTGGCACGATTTTTAGAGAAAATAGCTCCGGTAAGAGCGTATGCCGATGATTTGTCCAGAATATCTAATGTTTCATCTACTTTTTCCGGATCATAAACGTAAACGGTTAAGATCGGACCGAATAATTCTTCCCGCATGGTAATGTAATCCGGTTTGAAAGCTTGGATAATGGTCGGTTGGATAAAATATCCGGCACTCATATCGTAATGCCCGCCGATAATCACTTCTGCATCTTCCGATTTGTTTGCAACATCAATCGCGTTAGACAATTTAACGAAAGATGCCTCATCAATAACGGCGTTTACAAAGTTCGTGAAATCTTCAACTCCACCAACTTTTATGCTAGCCATGTCCTCTTGCACGTAGTTTTCTACTTCGGGCCAGATATTGGCAGGAATGTAGGCGCGTGAGGCGGCAGAACATTTTTGTCCTTGATACTCGAACGCCCCGCGTACGATAGCTGTTGCCACTTCTTTAGGACATGCTGTCGGGTCGGCGAAAATATAGTCCTTACCTCCGGTTTCCCCAACAATTCTCGGATAACTTCTGTATTTATCAATATTTTTCACGATAGTAGCCCAAATATCATTGAATACTTGAGTTGATCCCGTGAAATGTATACCTGCAAAATCTTTATGAGAGAAAATAACATCGGCAGCCGTCGGGCCTGAGCAGTAAACCAAGTTGATAACACCGTCAGGTAGTCCGGCTTCTTTTAGAATTTCCATAATCAGATGTGCCGAGTAAACGGCAGTCTTGGATGGTTTCCAAACGCAAACATTACCCATTAATGCCGGGGCTCCCGGTAAGTTACCCGCGATAGAGGTAAAGTTGAATGGAGTAAGGGCGAAAACAAATCCTTCCAAAGGACGCCATACTGTACGATTCCAGATCCCCGGAGCGGAATTCGGTTGCATATGGTATATTTCGTACATGTTTTTCACGTTGAAACGGAAGAAGTCAGCTAATTCTGCCACACAATCGATTTCTGCCTGGAAAGCATTTTTGGATTGTCCTAACATGGTCACGGCATTCATCCGTTGACGATAAGGTCCGGCTAAAAGATCAGCCGCTTTTAAGAAAATGGCAGCCCGACTTTCCCAGCTCATTTTTTCCCAAGCCGGTTTAGCTTTTAATGCAGCATCAATTGCCATTTGCACGTGGCTGGCATCCCCTTGGTGATAGTGTCCGAGCAGATGATGATGATCATGTGGCGGACGAATATCTACCAGTTTCCCCGTGCGAACTTCTTTCCCGTCAATGATCATTGGAACATCGGCAACGATAGAACGCAATTGATTGATTTGTGACTTCAATTCTTTTCTTTCCGGAGAACCCGGTGCATAACTTTTGATGGGTTCATTGGTAATGTTTGGTAGTTTAAATACTCCTTTGGGCATATTTTATTCTTTTATGTAGTTAGTATTCTTTCTAAATTTCCCAAATATAAAAAATATTTGATGGATAAAACAAGATATTTGTCATTTTTTATATGATTTCGTCGGGTCGCAGGTTATTTTTATGTGCAAATTTTGAATTTGCAACCTGTAACTTGTGAACTTGTAACTTGTAACACACGGGTAAACTCGTTTGCCCGTGTCTATAAGTTTCGTATATTTGCACTCGTTAAAATATAGAAGGTTTTATTTTGCATGATGATATATGATTTCAATTAATAATGTAAGTGTTTTATTTGGAGATTACGCGTTGCTTGACTCTATCTCTTTTCTGGTGAACAAAAGAGATCGGATTGGTCTGACTGGGCGTAACGGGGCCGGAAAGTCTACATTATTGAAGATATTGGCCGGGGTACAAGAGCCTTCCGAGGGAAGTGTATCTGTTCCTTCCGGGTTGAAAATCGGGTATTTGCCACAGACGAAAGTGTATGCAGAAGGTAAGACCGTACGGAAAGAGGCGGAAACAGCGTTTAATGATGTGCTGGATTTGCAGGCAGAATTGGAGCGTTTGCATCGGGAATTGGGCGAGCGTACAGACTACGAGTCGGATAGTTACATGGCGCTGATTGATAAATTGAACGTGAAGACCGAGATGTTACATATGCGAGGGGCGGATAATATGGACGGTGAAGTTGAGGTCGTGTTGAAAGGATTGGGATTTCGGCAAGAAGATCTGGAACGGCGGTGCGAGGAATTTAGTGGGGGATGGCGTATGCGGATCGAGTTGGCTAAAATATTATTGGCACGTCCCGATGTTTTTTTATTGGACGAGCCGACAAATCATTTGGATATAGAGTCTATATCTTGGTTGGAGTCATTCTTGCAAGGTTATCCTGGGGCTGTGGTTCTTGTTTCACATGACCGTGCATTTTTGGATAATATTACAACCCGGACGGTAGAGATCTCACTGGGAAAGATATATGATTATAAGGTATCGTATACACGTTTTACCGAATTACGTAAGGAACGTATCGAGCAACAGCAACGTGCTTACGAGAACCAGCAAAAGCAGATTAAGGATACGGAGGATTTTATCGAGCGTTTTCGTTATAAGGCGACAAAAGCGGTACAAGTACAATCCCGGATCAAACAACTGGAAAAAATAGAACGAATCGAGATTGAACAGGAAGATTCTGCACGAATCAATGTGCGATTTCAACCGGCGGTACGTTCGGGGGATATTGTCGTGAGTGGGCGGGATTTGAGTAAAGCGTATGGTGATCACGTGGTACTGCATGAAGTGAATCTTGATGTGCTGAGAGGAGAGAAAGTTGCTTTTGTCGGAAGGAACGGAGAAGGTAAAACAACTTTGGTGAAGATGATCATGGATCAGATCCCCTATGAGGGAAACCTGAAGATCGGGCATAACGTGAATATCGGGTATTTTGCGCAGAATCAAGCTGATTTGCTTGACCCTTCGTTGAGTGTTCTGGATACGGTAGACCAAGTGGCAGTAGGTGAAATCCGGAAGAAAATCCGGGATATATTAGGGGCTTTTCTGTTTTCCGGAGAGGATGTCGACAAGAAGGTGAAGGTGCTTTCCGGGGGAGAGCGTACCCGCTTGGCAATGGTACGTTTGTTATTAGAACCTTATAACGTGTTAATTTTGGATGAGCCGACGAATCATCTGGATATGCGCACGAAAGATATATTGAAAGATGCGTTGAAGAAGTTCGAAGGTACTGTGATTGTCGTTTCTCATGACAGGGATTTTCTGCTTGGGTTGGCAGATAAGGTGTATGAATTCGCCAACAAGGGGATAAAGGAATACCTGGGAGGTGTTGCGCATTTCCTAGAGGCTAAGAAACTGGAATGTTTCCGGGAATATGAACAGATGCACCCTCGAAAATTGCAGCAGGAGGATGTTGTGGAAGAGGAGATTGTTTCTGAAAATAAAATTGCTTTTGAGGAACGGAAACAATGGAATAAAGAGATCAAAAAGTCAGAAGTGAAGATCGAGAAGTTAGAAGTGGAAATTGCTGATTTGGAACAAAAGATCGGGGAGGCAGAGGGAAAAATGGCAGAAGGCGTGATTAATGATGAGTTATTAAAAACTTATGATGAGATGAAAAAACGCTTGGAAGTCTGTATGGAAGAATGGGAAGAGGAGAACGGGCATTTGGAAGAATTGAAAGCTAGAAATTAATAATAACGAATAAGATGGCAAAGTTTAAACAAGAGTGTATTTTCGGAATCCGGGCCGTGATGGAGGCTATACAGGATGAGAAGGAAATTGACAAGGTGATGTTCCGTCAGGGAATAAAGGGGGAGTTGTTCCAACAATTATTTTCGCTGGTGCGTGAACGTCAGATTCAGTTCCAGTACGTACCCGAAGAGGTGTTTAAACCGTTTGCCGGGAAAAATCATCAAGGAGTTTTGGCAGAGGTTTCTCCAATTCCTTACCAAGACATAAATACGGTCGTGGATGCTGTGGTGGCGGAAGGGAAAATACCATTAATACTTATTTTGGATCGGATTACTGATGTTCGAAATCTGGGTGGAATTGCCCGTACGGCAGAGTGTGCCGGGGTGAGTGCCATTTTAATTCCGAATAAGAATTCTGCAAAAATATCTTCTGATGCGATTAAAACATCTGCCGGGGCTTTATACCATTTGCCTGTTTGTCGGGAGAAGAATCTCAAAAAGACGATAAAAGAATTGAAACGAAGAGGGTTAACTTTATTTGCAGCCACGGAGAAAGCGGATAAATTTTATACCGAAGTGGATATGAAAGAGGGATGCATGATTATTATGGGAGCGGAAGATACCGGTATTGATGAAGAGTTGTTAGTGTTGGCTGATCAACAAATTAAAATTCCCCAGTATGGGAAAATAGAATCTCTGAATGTTTCTGCTGCTGCTGCGATCCTGGTGTATGAGGCGGTGAGACAAAGAAGGTAGAAATCTTACTTAGTATAAACGAAATAAAGCAGACAAGTGTCTGCTTTATTTCGTTTATTTATTTGATTAAAGTCTTCTATCATACCAGGAATCCCGTTTGGTTAATTTCAAATCCCTCAATAAAGAGGATCGGACGTGAATTTCAAAGTTGTAAGACTGGTGCTGTCCGAACGGCATACAGTTGAATGTCATTTCCCAACAATGTAAGTCTCTCGTGACACTAAAACTGGTTGAAGTAACTTCTTTGTTTTTAATATCATATCCCGATTGGAACGTGAGTTTCCATTTAGGGGTTAACGAGAGGTCTCCCGAGAAGTTAACAATCTGACTAATAGTTGGACTTCTATAAGGACTGGGTCTTGAATAGGTAAAATTGTAACTGATACTTATATTCCAAGGAACATCGAAATCCATGTAATCATCGTAAAATCCTCCTACGAGGTCATTCTTTTTCTCTTTATTTTGTCCATTATCCGCGGAAAAACTAAAATTGGTAGAGATTGTTGCGTTGGTTAAACGTCCTAGTTTTCCGTGATATTTATTATATCTTACATTATTTGTATCTATCGCGTAAGGGTCAATGGTACCGCTGAAATTCAAATCTACTTTGTTATTCAATATTTTGGTACGTGCGCTTATGGAGATATTTGAAAAGTTCATACTGTCGGCGAAGGGATTATAAGATGTTGAAAGTCTGAAACTCTCCAACAGTTTTACTTTTTTGAATTCTTCGTCTCCGGTTGTATCCTTGTCATTTCGGACTTTCATTTCGACATTGTTATCCAAACTGAAACTAATACTCCCGGATTGTTTACCGCCGGTAGTGTTCGGACGATAGGTTAAACCTTCGTGAATGTCATATTCAACCTCTTTCTCTCCATCGAAGTAGCTCTTTTTGTAGTTACCCAAGGGTTTTATGGCGGGGGTATAGGATGCCGATATGGAAGGACGTATCATGTGCCGGATGGCAACGACTTTACATCCCGGTTTGAACATGAACATACCATATATGGTTGGGGTATACCCGATTGATCCGCTGGCTGAATAATCGTGCGAGTAATTCAACCCGGGGACATCCCGTGTGATAAATTGCCCACCGTTAGCACTCGTGTCCGGGATCCATATTTTTTCAATGGTTTTGAGGTTCAAGTAGCCGTTGTAATTTAAAGAGGGAGTGAAAGTCACGTCCTTGGCAATCTTAAATTGTAAACTGATCGGGATATTGTGTTTAAATCCATTACTCCAGTCTCTTTCAAAAGAAGATTTGAACAACTTGTCTTCTTTGGTTTGGATACTATTTCTTAATTCGGCAGAATAAGATACACCAATATTGTCATACCATTTCATTTCACCGCTTTTCCCTTTTTTACGGAAAGGATAGATTTGTGTCATCCGGAGACTCAAATTCGGTAATGTTATAGCAATAGAGGAATCCCGGCTATTCTGGCTATGATTGAACGAACCACTCAAGCTGAACGGACTTTCGGGCCATTTTTTACTCCACGAAATACTGGATTGCTTTCTTTGGTTGGCAATTCCGTCTACCGTGTTGGCATTATAGTAGTTGTTATTGGCGGATGACATATCCACGGAAGCAGAGAATGAACTGTACGGGTTTGCTTTTCCATCTTGCGTGTGGGTCCAGCGTACAGACCAGTCAGATGATTCCTGATAATCAGGCAACCCCTTTTCACTGACATAGTTTTTACTGATCGTGAAGTTCAGATTACCGTTGAATTTGTATCTTTTACGGTACTGGGTTGCGTATTGTAAACCCCAAGAACCGTTGGTGTAAATATCCCCGGTGATGTTCATATCAATATAGTCATTGATATAAATATAGTATCCACCACCTCTCAAGTTAAATCCTCTCATTCGTTCCTCTCCGTAAGTGGGCATGATAATTCCCGACGTGGCTTTTTTCGTGATCGGGAAAAAGCCGAAAGGAATAAAG
The window above is part of the Butyricimonas paravirosa genome. Proteins encoded here:
- a CDS encoding DNA-directed RNA polymerase subunit omega codes for the protein MVDFKKVKAPNNTITRNPASLASKADNIYEAVAVIGKRANQISVEMKEELSRKLQEFASYADNLEEIFENREQIEISKYYERLPKPVLIATQEFEDGDIYFRVSSKEKGDANNADEE
- the coaBC gene encoding bifunctional phosphopantothenoylcysteine decarboxylase/phosphopantothenate--cysteine ligase CoaBC; this encodes MMLKGKHIILGVTGSIAAYKAATLTRLLVKEGASVKVVMTPLAKEFITPLTMATLSKSPIMVDFYNPENGDWNSHVDLGLWADLYLIAPASANTIGKMAGGIADNLLLTTYLSAKCPVMVAPAMDLDMYKHPATQRNLKVLQSFGNIIIEPESGELASGLIGKGRMEEPERIVAFITDYFARQADFKGKKVVVTAGPTYEKIDPVRFIGNYSSGKMGLAIAEELAGRGAEVVLVCGPVNLKTSHPAIRRVDVESAAQMYEVTSKEFVNSDVAVLSAAVADFTPKEKADHKIKRGKDDLLLELLPTKDIAAELGRIKTVSQLLVGFALETNDEEMNALSKMQRKNLDMIVLNSLNDKGAGFSVDTNKVTILDKAGDKTVYELKTKVEVAKDIVDQIASRL
- the pyrB gene encoding aspartate carbamoyltransferase — protein: MNKRSLVSITDYSKEDILEVLKIASEFEKNPNRNLLEGKVVASLFFEPSTRTRLSFETAISRMGGRIVGFSDASSSSTTKGESLKDTTKMVDNYCDLIVMRHPLEGAARFASEVADVPVINAGDGANQHPTQTMLDLYSIYKTQGTLENLNIFMVGDLKYGRTVHSLLQAMSHFNPTFHFISPKELEMPKAYKLFLDELHIPYYEHTELDDVINDADILYMTRVQRERFADPLEYEKVKNVYILKNSMLAGTKDNMRILHPLPRVNEISEDVDDNKKAYYFQQALNGVYTRQAIIFKTLDLKW
- the pyrI gene encoding aspartate carbamoyltransferase regulatory subunit; the protein is MAAKKELQVSAVENGTVIDHIPAEKLFDVINVLGIQNLENTVTFGYNLISSKLGKKGIIKIWDKFLKDDEINKLALVAPTAKINIIRDFEVAEKKAVMVPEHVEGIAKCVNPKCITNNQNVRTKFDVVGSSPIVLKCHYCEKLTDQEHIVII
- a CDS encoding HU family DNA-binding protein, giving the protein MHIRYVELYNKLIMNKRELTKKVAERSGHTQATSALIINTFISCILESLEAGEKVTIQDFGTLAVKQQKTRERFNLITKKVEKYSSYDYIKFITSKSLKNKQKERSLATKE
- a CDS encoding recombinase family protein; the encoded protein is MTIAYLRVSTGKQHLENQKEEIEKFAARKNLTVNRWVTEVVSGKKKEHDRKLGRLLKSLKKGDVLIVTELSRLSRTLLDIMSILHRCLEMNITVYSTKDGYAFDNSINSKVLAFAFALVAEIEHNLISMRTKEALAHRKSEGVRLGRPPGKGKQNVLLDNREEISHLLEEGMSVSAVCRIYHISRETFYAVNRKYQLF
- the pruA gene encoding L-glutamate gamma-semialdehyde dehydrogenase is translated as MPKGVFKLPNITNEPIKSYAPGSPERKELKSQINQLRSIVADVPMIIDGKEVRTGKLVDIRPPHDHHHLLGHYHQGDASHVQMAIDAALKAKPAWEKMSWESRAAIFLKAADLLAGPYRQRMNAVTMLGQSKNAFQAEIDCVAELADFFRFNVKNMYEIYHMQPNSAPGIWNRTVWRPLEGFVFALTPFNFTSIAGNLPGAPALMGNVCVWKPSKTAVYSAHLIMEILKEAGLPDGVINLVYCSGPTAADVIFSHKDFAGIHFTGSTQVFNDIWATIVKNIDKYRSYPRIVGETGGKDYIFADPTACPKEVATAIVRGAFEYQGQKCSAASRAYIPANIWPEVENYVQEDMASIKVGGVEDFTNFVNAVIDEASFVKLSNAIDVANKSEDAEVIIGGHYDMSAGYFIQPTIIQAFKPDYITMREELFGPILTVYVYDPEKVDETLDILDKSSAYALTGAIFSKNRANIEEMTERLTHTAGNFYINDKPTGAVVDQQPFGGGRASGTNDKAGTIFNLLRWVSPQAIKETFVPATNYMYPNFLEE
- a CDS encoding ABC-F family ATP-binding cassette domain-containing protein is translated as MISINNVSVLFGDYALLDSISFLVNKRDRIGLTGRNGAGKSTLLKILAGVQEPSEGSVSVPSGLKIGYLPQTKVYAEGKTVRKEAETAFNDVLDLQAELERLHRELGERTDYESDSYMALIDKLNVKTEMLHMRGADNMDGEVEVVLKGLGFRQEDLERRCEEFSGGWRMRIELAKILLARPDVFLLDEPTNHLDIESISWLESFLQGYPGAVVLVSHDRAFLDNITTRTVEISLGKIYDYKVSYTRFTELRKERIEQQQRAYENQQKQIKDTEDFIERFRYKATKAVQVQSRIKQLEKIERIEIEQEDSARINVRFQPAVRSGDIVVSGRDLSKAYGDHVVLHEVNLDVLRGEKVAFVGRNGEGKTTLVKMIMDQIPYEGNLKIGHNVNIGYFAQNQADLLDPSLSVLDTVDQVAVGEIRKKIRDILGAFLFSGEDVDKKVKVLSGGERTRLAMVRLLLEPYNVLILDEPTNHLDMRTKDILKDALKKFEGTVIVVSHDRDFLLGLADKVYEFANKGIKEYLGGVAHFLEAKKLECFREYEQMHPRKLQQEDVVEEEIVSENKIAFEERKQWNKEIKKSEVKIEKLEVEIADLEQKIGEAEGKMAEGVINDELLKTYDEMKKRLEVCMEEWEEENGHLEELKARN
- the rlmB gene encoding 23S rRNA (guanosine(2251)-2'-O)-methyltransferase RlmB, whose protein sequence is MAKFKQECIFGIRAVMEAIQDEKEIDKVMFRQGIKGELFQQLFSLVRERQIQFQYVPEEVFKPFAGKNHQGVLAEVSPIPYQDINTVVDAVVAEGKIPLILILDRITDVRNLGGIARTAECAGVSAILIPNKNSAKISSDAIKTSAGALYHLPVCREKNLKKTIKELKRRGLTLFAATEKADKFYTEVDMKEGCMIIMGAEDTGIDEELLVLADQQIKIPQYGKIESLNVSAAAAILVYEAVRQRR
- a CDS encoding putative LPS assembly protein LptD, coding for MQVRLYTGLFIKKCIILTMIALPIILSSNGLASEIIFGQNLFITAIDTTGQPGDSIRIVYDSAGIPIDTIRNDSTQSKPLFDDLIDYNADDSVRFSIQEKKVYLYGNGFVKYLTTELRADYIELDMDKKLAMATGVPDSVGKLKGTPKFKDGGQEFESTELHYNFDTKKGYVTEIITQEGEGYIQGKTTKKMSDSVYCVKHGMYTTCDEHDHPHFGLNMSKAKMIKDKKIFVGFTNLELEGIPLPIFIPFGFFPITKKATSGIIMPTYGEERMRGFNLRGGGYYIYINDYIDMNITGDIYTNGSWGLQYATQYRKRYKFNGNLNFTISKNYVSEKGLPDYQESSDWSVRWTHTQDGKANPYSSFSASVDMSSANNNYYNANTVDGIANQRKQSSISWSKKWPESPFSLSGSFNHSQNSRDSSIAITLPNLSLRMTQIYPFRKKGKSGEMKWYDNIGVSYSAELRNSIQTKEDKLFKSSFERDWSNGFKHNIPISLQFKIAKDVTFTPSLNYNGYLNLKTIEKIWIPDTSANGGQFITRDVPGLNYSHDYSASGSIGYTPTIYGMFMFKPGCKVVAIRHMIRPSISASYTPAIKPLGNYKKSYFDGEKEVEYDIHEGLTYRPNTTGGKQSGSISFSLDNNVEMKVRNDKDTTGDEEFKKVKLLESFRLSTSYNPFADSMNFSNISISARTKILNNKVDLNFSGTIDPYAIDTNNVRYNKYHGKLGRLTNATISTNFSFSADNGQNKEKKNDLVGGFYDDYMDFDVPWNISISYNFTYSRPSPYRSPTISQIVNFSGDLSLTPKWKLTFQSGYDIKNKEVTSTSFSVTRDLHCWEMTFNCMPFGQHQSYNFEIHVRSSLLRDLKLTKRDSWYDRRL